The genomic segment CGACGCCCCCGGCCTTCTGTGCGTTGGCCACCGCGTGCAGCGCGACCGTCGTCTTACCCGACGACTCCGGGCCGTAGATCTCCACGATGCGCCCCCGCGGCAGGCCGCCGATACCCAGCGCGATGTCCAGCGCGATGGCTCCCGTGGGAATGACCTCGACCGGCGGCCTGGTGTCCTCACCGAGCCGCATCACCGATCCCTTGCCGAACTGCTTGTCGATCTGGGCAAGGGCCAGGTCGAGCGCTTTGCCCTTGTCCGGTGCTGCTGCCATGGAATCCACCTCATCGGCTGCTCATCGGGCCCGAGTACGCGCAGTCGTGCATCGTGCAGACCTGCTGTCGGAGTCCGAGGGATGTCTGTGTTGTTCGGGTCCGACGTTACGGGCGGGGTCGGACAGTTCGCGGCCGGACCGGGCAGTTGTCCACAGCCTGACCGGATTGTGGACACCACGATAGCCGAACAGGTGTTCGACGTCGACGCGACACTCCCCCACGGTGGTGAGCCACCGGCCCGACGGTCGCCGTCACCGCCGCTCGCGCGGCACGTCGAACTCCGCGCACACCTCGTGCCAGACCTCCTTGGCCGGAACACCCTCCCGGAGCGCCTGGTCGGCCGTCCGGCCCCCGAGACCGCTGAGCACGTGGTCGGACGCCAGGGTCTCGGCACGCATCGCGCCGAACTCCTCCGCCATGAGTCGCCGGAACACCGTGATTCGCATCGGCACCAGCGTAGTCATTCCCGCCGTCCCCACGGTGCACCCGGCAGGCCGTAGGGTTGTCACATGGTGTTGTCGCAGGCCTTCTCCGAGCTCCAGTCGACCGCGCTCACGCTGGC from the Saccharomonospora azurea NA-128 genome contains:
- a CDS encoding DUF3046 domain-containing protein yields the protein MRITVFRRLMAEEFGAMRAETLASDHVLSGLGGRTADQALREGVPAKEVWHEVCAEFDVPRERR